A single window of Streptomyces aquilus DNA harbors:
- a CDS encoding sensor histidine kinase — protein sequence MSIETQHSGGGTWARTSGLAAVRGFGLALVALPGAVLCLVLSLVSIALIPIGVGIVTTPWVLTGVRAFADWRRVVAAEWGGVRIASAYRPLPANANPWGRTFGMLGDPATWRDLRWLPVDMTAGFLTALLPAVLLLYPVEGLALAAGLWRAFPDGYWYAFVPVTGQASAFGAGALALVLLLLFRLLPAPVLRAHFRLTRALLTPSQGELAERVRVLTETRQDAVDTSAAELRRIERDLHDGAQARLVAMGMDLGTIELLLDKDPQKAKELLAQARKSSVDALAELRDLVRGIHPPVLAERGLGDAVRALALRLPLPAEVTVELPGRADAPVESAAYFAVSEVLTNAVKHADAQRLWIDLHHKDGTLRISVTDDGKGGAVIGAGSGLAGVERRLGTFDGVLAVSSPAGGPTMVTMEIPCALS from the coding sequence ATGAGCATCGAGACACAGCACAGCGGCGGCGGCACATGGGCGCGGACCTCGGGTCTGGCGGCGGTACGGGGGTTCGGGCTGGCGTTGGTCGCGCTGCCGGGTGCCGTCCTGTGCCTCGTGCTGTCGCTGGTGTCGATCGCGCTCATCCCGATCGGCGTCGGGATCGTCACCACCCCGTGGGTGCTGACCGGGGTACGGGCGTTCGCGGACTGGCGCCGGGTCGTCGCCGCCGAGTGGGGCGGGGTGCGGATCGCGTCGGCGTACCGGCCGCTCCCGGCGAACGCGAACCCCTGGGGACGCACCTTCGGCATGCTGGGTGACCCGGCGACCTGGCGGGACCTCAGGTGGCTGCCGGTCGACATGACGGCGGGGTTCCTGACCGCGCTGCTGCCGGCCGTGCTGCTGCTCTACCCGGTGGAGGGGCTCGCGCTGGCCGCCGGGCTGTGGCGGGCCTTCCCGGACGGGTACTGGTACGCCTTCGTGCCGGTCACCGGGCAGGCCTCCGCGTTCGGCGCCGGTGCGCTCGCCCTGGTCCTCCTGCTGCTGTTCCGGCTGCTCCCCGCGCCCGTGCTGCGCGCCCACTTCCGCCTGACCCGCGCCCTCCTCACCCCCAGCCAGGGCGAACTCGCCGAGCGGGTACGGGTGTTGACGGAGACCCGACAGGACGCCGTGGACACCTCCGCCGCCGAACTGCGGCGCATCGAACGGGACCTGCACGACGGGGCGCAGGCCCGGCTGGTCGCCATGGGCATGGACCTCGGCACCATCGAGCTGCTCCTCGACAAGGACCCGCAGAAAGCCAAGGAGTTGCTCGCGCAGGCCCGCAAGTCCTCCGTCGACGCCCTCGCGGAGCTGCGCGACCTGGTGCGCGGCATCCATCCGCCGGTGCTCGCCGAGCGCGGACTGGGCGACGCCGTACGGGCGTTGGCGCTGCGGCTGCCGCTGCCGGCCGAGGTGACGGTGGAGCTGCCCGGGCGGGCCGACGCGCCGGTGGAGTCGGCGGCGTACTTCGCGGTGAGCGAGGTCCTCACCAACGCCGTGAAGCACGCGGACGCCCAGCGGCTCTGGATCGACCTGCACCACAAGGACGGCACCCTGCGCATCAGCGTCACCGACGACGGCAAGGGCGGCGCGGTGATCGGGGCCGGGTCGGGACTGGCCGGGGTCGAACGGCGGCTCGGTACATTCGACGGCGTCCTGGCCGTCAGCAGCCCCGCGGGCGGTCCCACCATGGTCACCATGGAGATCCCTTGCGCGTTGTCCTAG
- a CDS encoding LuxR C-terminal-related transcriptional regulator, giving the protein MRVVLAEDLFLLRDGLVRLLEAHDFEIAAAVESGPELTRALAELEPDVAVVDVRLPPTHTDEGLQCALTARRARPGLPVLVLSQHVEQLYARELLADGTGGVGYLLKDRVFDAAQFVDAVHRVAAGGTAMDPQVIQQLLTRRAAADQPLGRLTPRELEVLELMAQGRSNAAIAGQLVVTERAIAKHTSNIFAKLDLEVSDDDNRRVLAVLAYLDQGR; this is encoded by the coding sequence TTGCGCGTTGTCCTAGCCGAAGACCTGTTCCTGCTGCGGGACGGGCTGGTCCGGCTCCTTGAAGCCCATGACTTCGAGATCGCCGCCGCCGTCGAGTCCGGCCCCGAGCTCACCCGCGCGCTGGCCGAGCTGGAGCCGGACGTCGCCGTGGTCGACGTACGGCTGCCGCCCACGCACACCGACGAGGGGTTGCAGTGCGCGCTGACGGCCCGGCGGGCCAGACCCGGGCTGCCCGTGCTGGTGCTCTCGCAGCACGTGGAGCAGCTGTACGCGCGTGAGCTGCTCGCCGACGGCACGGGCGGGGTGGGCTATCTGCTGAAGGACCGGGTGTTCGACGCGGCGCAGTTCGTGGACGCGGTGCACCGGGTGGCGGCGGGCGGCACGGCCATGGACCCGCAGGTGATCCAGCAGCTGCTGACCCGGCGGGCGGCCGCCGACCAGCCGCTGGGCCGGCTGACCCCACGCGAGCTGGAGGTGCTGGAGCTGATGGCGCAGGGCCGGTCCAACGCGGCGATCGCGGGACAGCTCGTCGTCACAGAACGGGCCATTGCCAAGCACACCTCCAACATCTTCGCCAAACTGGACCTCGAGGTGTCGGACGACGACAATCGTCGCGTTCTGGCGGTCCTCGCCTATCTGGACCAGGGCCGGTGA
- a CDS encoding DUF1996 domain-containing protein, whose product MGRNNRKRRTSMTTKVVAGSAALALGGGGLVWANFYASAHESSSGQNQVKAAGAQIATIQCPDVGQKLTNVPNGARNGVSTELANLDKQITEAYARLASTRQAQAGDSGFVQNAILGPLKEKRSAALDRIRINIQRAGGQVANLSQLAACTGIPAQQPQTNAGQGGQQQNGGQQQGGQQQNGGQQQGGQQQNGGQQQGGQQNGGQQQNGQGGNGPTAADFVDITKVQANAQLGVGQNGLKANGGSGSRGVFITKCGTNGNKNHNTDNVIVAPGVSNGAHHLHDYVGNQSNDAFASDQELAGAQTTCQNQGDKSSYFWPVLRLQNGTQDFDQNKDGGGKEGNVGKILQASQAQIKFVGNKKGNVVAMPTALRIITGDAKAFVNGNANANVNWSCTGFENKVQLHDKYPICPQGSQVVRTTNFQSCWDGKNIDSANHRTHVAFVQADGSCANGFKAIPQLQVRLVYNVPAPKLQNGQVIQPYAVDTFPENLHKPITDHNDFINFFSTQTMNKMVNCINTGQRCQ is encoded by the coding sequence ATGGGACGCAACAATCGCAAACGCCGTACGTCGATGACCACCAAGGTCGTGGCCGGATCGGCAGCCCTAGCGCTCGGTGGGGGCGGGCTTGTCTGGGCGAACTTCTACGCATCGGCTCACGAGTCGAGCTCGGGGCAGAACCAGGTGAAGGCCGCCGGGGCCCAGATCGCCACGATCCAGTGCCCGGACGTCGGCCAGAAGCTGACGAACGTCCCGAACGGCGCCCGGAACGGCGTGAGTACGGAGCTGGCGAACCTCGACAAGCAGATCACCGAGGCGTACGCCCGGCTGGCGTCCACGCGCCAGGCGCAGGCGGGCGACTCCGGGTTCGTGCAGAACGCGATCCTCGGCCCGCTGAAGGAAAAGCGGTCCGCCGCTCTGGACCGCATCCGGATCAACATCCAGCGGGCCGGCGGACAGGTCGCGAACCTGTCGCAGCTCGCCGCCTGCACCGGGATCCCGGCCCAGCAGCCGCAGACCAACGCCGGTCAGGGTGGTCAGCAGCAGAACGGCGGCCAGCAGCAAGGCGGCCAGCAGCAGAACGGCGGCCAGCAGCAGGGCGGCCAGCAGCAGAACGGCGGTCAGCAGCAGGGCGGCCAGCAGAACGGCGGCCAGCAGCAGAACGGTCAGGGCGGTAACGGCCCGACGGCCGCCGACTTCGTGGACATCACCAAGGTGCAGGCCAACGCGCAGCTGGGCGTCGGCCAGAACGGCCTCAAGGCGAACGGCGGTTCCGGCTCCCGGGGCGTGTTCATCACGAAGTGCGGCACCAACGGCAACAAGAACCACAACACGGACAACGTGATCGTGGCGCCCGGTGTCAGCAACGGCGCCCACCACCTGCACGACTACGTCGGCAACCAGAGCAACGACGCGTTCGCGAGCGACCAGGAGCTGGCGGGGGCCCAGACCACCTGCCAGAACCAGGGCGACAAGTCCTCGTACTTCTGGCCGGTGCTGCGCCTTCAGAACGGCACGCAGGACTTCGACCAGAACAAGGACGGCGGCGGCAAGGAAGGCAACGTCGGCAAGATCCTTCAGGCCTCCCAGGCGCAGATCAAGTTCGTCGGCAACAAGAAGGGCAACGTCGTCGCGATGCCGACGGCCCTGCGCATCATCACCGGTGACGCGAAGGCCTTCGTCAACGGCAACGCGAACGCCAACGTCAACTGGAGCTGCACCGGCTTCGAGAACAAGGTCCAGCTGCACGACAAGTACCCGATCTGCCCGCAGGGCAGCCAGGTGGTGCGCACGACCAACTTCCAGAGCTGCTGGGACGGCAAGAACATCGACAGCGCCAACCACCGTACGCACGTGGCGTTCGTCCAGGCCGACGGCTCCTGCGCCAACGGCTTCAAGGCGATCCCGCAGCTCCAGGTCCGGCTCGTCTACAACGTCCCGGCCCCGAAGCTCCAGAACGGCCAGGTGATCCAGCCGTACGCGGTGGACACCTTCCCGGAGAACCTGCACAAGCCGATCACCGACCACAACGACTTCATCAACTTCTTCTCCACGCAGACGATGAACAAGATGGTCAACTGCATCAACACCGGCCAGCGGTGCCAGTGA
- a CDS encoding tetratricopeptide repeat protein translates to MCESVPVNENWEQRVTAAWATFDDYPEERAADFRAVIDALVAELPDDSPLGPFEQACAWDSTGHSDKAAPLYREALARGLSGYKGRRAKIQLSSSLRNLGQAEEGVKLLTPELDAPSDELDDAVRACLALCLSSLGRDREGLSLVLGALAPHLPRYQRSMANYARALVDPDD, encoded by the coding sequence CTGTGCGAAAGTGTGCCGGTGAACGAGAACTGGGAACAACGCGTGACGGCCGCCTGGGCCACCTTCGACGACTATCCCGAGGAGCGGGCCGCGGATTTCCGCGCGGTGATCGACGCCCTCGTCGCCGAACTCCCCGACGACAGTCCGCTCGGCCCCTTCGAGCAGGCCTGCGCCTGGGACTCGACCGGCCACTCGGACAAGGCGGCGCCGCTGTACCGGGAGGCGCTGGCACGCGGGCTGTCCGGTTACAAGGGGCGCCGCGCGAAGATCCAGCTCTCCAGCTCACTGCGGAACCTCGGCCAGGCCGAGGAGGGCGTCAAGCTCCTGACACCCGAACTGGACGCCCCCTCCGACGAGTTGGACGACGCCGTACGAGCCTGTCTCGCCCTGTGCCTGTCCAGCCTCGGCCGCGACCGCGAGGGCCTCTCCCTCGTCCTCGGCGCCCTGGCCCCGCATCTGCCGCGCTACCAGCGGTCGATGGCCAACTACGCCCGCGCACTGGTCGACCCCGACGACTGA